A segment of the Hirundo rustica isolate bHirRus1 chromosome 38 unlocalized genomic scaffold, bHirRus1.pri.v3 SUPER_38_unloc_3, whole genome shotgun sequence genome:
AAATCCCGAAATTCCAACCTCGATCCGAAAGTTCCGTGTCCCACCCCCGCCAAAACCCGCGCTGGGATCCCGGAATTCCGACCCGCAAATCTCCCTGAATTCCAACGCCAAATCTCCCGGAATTCCGACCCCCAAATCCCGAAACTCCAACCCCGATCCGAAAATTCCGTCCCCCAAAACCGTCGGAATtccaaccccaaaatcccctcccTGACCCCGGAATTCCGGCCTCCACCCCGACTATtcccagcccgaaattcccaCCCCAAAATTCCATTCCCCGACGCCAAGAATTCCCCTCCCCGGCCCCCCCAAACCTAGGATGGGGCGGTGCCAGAATTCCCCCTCTATCTCCCAAAAATTTTTTGGGGGAGGATTCCCGAAATTTCTGGGGCGACCCCCAAAAATCCGTGGGGGAGCCCCAAAATTCCCCCTCCCGTGCCGAGGGTTTGCAGGAGATTCCCCGAACCCTCTGGAGCAGCCCCGGATTCCCTCTCCGGACCCCAAATTTGGGGGAGGattccccaaaattccctccCCGGCCCGGATTTTAGGGGGCGATCCCAAATTTGTGGGGAACCCCCAAAATCCGTGGGACAAAACCCCGATTCCTCCCGccaatccccaaatccctgagggACTCCCAGAATTTTTGGAGGAATTCCCGaaattccccaaattcctcCCCAGCCCCGAAAGCCCTCGCGGGTTTGGGGTCCCGGAGAGGAATTTTGGGGCGATTttaggggattttgggggtcccgAATGGCATTTGGGGCATCCCGGAGGGGAATTTTCGGGAATTTCGGGGCGATTTTGGGAAAAAcgggaggatttgggggtcccgaatgggattttggggagcttTTTTTGCGATTTCGGGGTCCCGGATGGGGTTTAGGAGGATTTGGGGCCCAGCTGTTGAGGATTTTAGGGATCCCGGAGGGGTTTGGGGGCAATTTTGGGGGTTGCAGAGAGAATTTTCGGAGTCCGGGGGAGTTTCTGAGGAGATTTTGGTGGATTTTCGCCGTCCCGGGGGGATCTCGGGGATTTTCGGGGGTCCCGAATGCGATTCCGGGGGTTTTAGGGTGAATTTGGGGAGGTTGGGGTCAATTTTTGGGGCAATTCGGGGTTCTTTGGGGCTCGTGCACCCTTACCGACTGCCGGCGACTCCCGCTTCCCGCCacgccctggccccgcccccagACCCGCCTCTTCCGGCCgcgggccccgccccggccccgccccgttGGCCAATTCCGCCCAGGCCCCGCCCCGTTGGCCAATTCCGCCCAGGCCCCGCCCATTGGTCAATCCCACTTtagccccgccccgcccgccctcATTGGCTCCGCCCACtgcggccccgccgggccccgccccgTTCCCATGGCAACaaggggggccgggggggggaattggggggaattttgggggtcccggggggattttggggtttctgcGGGGGCTGGGGGGTGTCGGGGTCCCTGAGGGGCTCGGGGGGGTCCCTGAGGGGATCCGGCGTGGGcggggtttggggggaattttgGGGCGATTTTTGGGGCGATccggggttttggggggtcccTGAGGGGGTTCGGGGGGGTCCCTGAGGGGGTTCGGGGGGGTCCCTGAGGGAAtcagggggaggggaggaggggttttggggggacagaattttgggggggggggggtcccttTACCCCCTCCCCCACCCTGAGCCCTCTCCCCATTTTaaggagggggaggggagggatttTGCGGCGCCCCCCAAaattggggagggggggaaagggggggagGGGCAAGGGCGTGgtcccctcccccccccgccccggccccgccccctccgaGCATCGCCGGGAGCGGAGCGAACGCGGTCCTGCACAggtgggggaggggcgggggggatttggggggtcccgggggggggagggggggcgggGAGCGATTGGGGGGAGATTTGAGGGGATcgggattttggggtggggggtggaatttgggggatttgggatgaaaattgggggggtgggggctggaatttgggaatttggggggctggaatttgggaatttggggggctggaatttgggaatttggggggctgggggaattttggggagcGGGGAATTTCGGGGGTtgaaatttgggatttttttttggggggggattcGGGCgggaattttgggggggaagTGGGGATGGGGTTTAGGGGAAAGGATTTTGGGGGAAATTTGGGGGTCCTGGGgcggattttgggggggggatggagggggagggggagcagCTCGGAGGAAATTTGGGGAGAAAATCTGGGATTTTAGGATGGGGAAAAATCGGGATTTtagaggaggatttggggagggaaatGTCGTTTtccttggggattttttaaaattatttttgtgggtgttttttttttttaaggtttttttgagGGTGGGTTTTTTAGGAGGGTCCCAAATATAGGTTAAGAGGaggaaatttggggttttgggaaaggattttgGGGGagagggttggggtttttgtggtttttttttttaggggagGAAACATCACATTTAGGGGgctttttatttgaatttttttttaaattatttggggggagttgggggttttttgttggtttgttttggcggttttttttttttttaattttttgggggagggttggtttttttgggggggttccCAATTTGGGGgtgcccccgcagcccccccaTGAAGGGCGAGCCccccccagcagcaccctgagCGTGGGCCAGGCCCGGAAAATGGTGGAGCAGCTGAAGATCGAGGCCAGCCTCTGCCGGGTCAAGGTCTGGGGGGAAAAacgggaatttggggagggCTGGAAAGATATTGGGGGTTAAAAATGGACACTTGGGGCGGGAAAACGAGGATTTAAGAGGGGTTCAGGGGGgttgagaggggaaaaatgagatttaaatgggatttgggggggattgaaatgggaaaatgagatttaaatGGGATTGGGGGGGATtgaaatgggggaaaatgagatttaaatGGGATTGGGGGGGgattgaaaagggaaaatgagatttaaatGGGATTGGGGGGGATTGAAATgggaaaatgagatttaaacAGGATTGGGGGGGATTtaaatgggatttggggggtaAAAATGAGGATTTGGGAGGGGTTGGGGGCGGATTCGGGGTTCCAGGGCCGGGATTGGGAATCGAGGGGGTGTTTGGGGGGCTCCCAGGTGCATTCCTGGGGTTCCCagctgtgtttttttgggggtccCGGCCCCGTTTCCCCCCGGTGCAGGTGTCCAAGGCGGCTGCGGAGCTGCTGAGCTACTGCGAGGCTCACGCCTGCGAGGACCCGCTGCTCACCCCCGTGCCCACCTCCGAGAATCCTTTCCGcgagaagaaattcttctgcGCCCTCCTCtgaacccccccaaaatcccggGGGACCCCCCCCTCACCTTCCTGGGCACCCCCGTGAAATTCGGGTCGATTTCACCCCAACAAGGAGGCGGAAAATGAGGGAGGGGGGataaatttgggggttttggggttccCCCCCATGGCTGGGACCTCCCCCCTAAATCGGGGACCCCCCAAAAAGCCTTGGGGTGGTCCCAGCTCAGAACTAGGGGGGGtgagggggttttgggggtcccCCCAACCCCAAAGTGCTTCAAGGATGGGCTCGGGGAAGGTTCTGgaaagaggggaggggagggggaatcCCCCTAAAATCACCCCCAAACTCCCTCTCCCCCCCTCCTCCAAACGGGGACCCCAAAACTTCAGGACGCGCCCAAAACTTCACCCCTCACCTCCCCCCAGCACCGACCCCCACCCAAATTTCGGCTCCAAGGGACCCCCGGGGGTTGAAGGGGGGTTCCCCCCCCTCAAATAAACACCTGGCGGCACAGACGGGCCCGGGGCTCTTTTGGGGGTCCACAAGGAAATGGGGTGTGGGGGAAATGGGATTGGgggggggtccccaaaatgaagGGGGGGGAAGGTGAATTTtggatggggatttgggggtgggggagaaAGTGGGcaaggggagggggcagagagAGGAATTTGGgtctggggaggaggaagaggaaggaggaggaaggggaaggaggagaaagggaagaagaaacgagaaagaggaggaagaagaagggggagggaggaggaggaaggagaggggaggaggaggaaggagaggggaggaggaggaaggaaaggggagaaggaggaaggagagaggaggaggaggaggaaggaaaggggaggaggaggaaggaaaggggacGGGAGAGAGCGCCCCGGGCCCCGCGCCCCTGGGCGCCGCCATGACGGCCCGCGCATGCGCGGAGCCGCCACCGCCCCAAGATGGCGCCTCCCAGCACCCAAAATGGCGGCGGCCAGGAGCGAGGGGCCCCCGGCGGTCTCGGGGGGCGCCCCCGGCCCACGCGGGAGCCCCTTCCCCACGCCGCGACCCCTCCCCagcaccgggacccccaaaaatccccgtGGGGGGCGGAGGGGGCCCCCGTTCATCCCCCCCGCACCGCTCCCGCCGCAGCAAAGATGGCGGCGCCCACGACCCCGGTTGCCGTGGCAACCGAGCCCAGGCCTCAGGCCTCGGAGGAGGCCCGGCCTGCGCAGGGAGGAATGAAGGGATTAAATCTTTAATTAAATCTTTCATTCGGGAATTAATTCATTGGTCATGAGCTGCGCTTTGTCCTAAAGACACTGCAGCTCCAGAAGCGGGTGCGGAGCCCGGCTCTGTTAAACCCGCCCAGCTTCAAACCCAACAACCAGAGCTAAAACCAGCACCAGGACTGAGCTTGAACCCCGACTTCCTCTAAACCCACTTTAACCCTCAAACTCAGCTTTATCCCCCCCTCCCAAACATCATTTTAAACTTCCCAACTCTGTTTTAAACCCTCCAACCCCATTTGAACAGAGTTTAACCCCCAAAGCCAAATTTGATCATTCAGCCCACCCCGAAATCCCATTTTAACCCAGGCTAAACCCCCAGACCTGACTTTAACCCCATGAACAACACGATTTTAACCCCATAAAGACAATTTTAACAACATAAACACAAATTTTAACAACATAAACACAATTTTAAACACCCCCCGACTCATTTTTAACCCTTCTAAACCCGAGCCGagcccccccaaaaacaccacCCGAGGCCGCCCTGGGCTCAAGcgaattttctttatttctaaaaagGGACAAAAGCGCCCGACACGGCctgggggaggggcgggggagGGCGCTGGcggaattttggggtttttttgttttgtttttttgtcatttttgacccccaaaaaaccccggAAGGAACGACCAcgaaaaaagaggagaaaggggGTGAAAAGCGGcgggggcaggggctgggaaaggacccccaaaatcaggaaaaaaaaggatttttatatatttttttccatggatttttgtGGCTTGGTtgtttttaaagggtttttttttggattgtttttgttttatttgaaaaaggaCCCGAAAAGCTCCGAaagcggcggcggccgccctctccccccccaaaaaaatcccgaatttggttttttgggggggtttctCACACTggggggatggggaaggggagggagaagaggagggaggaaaaatcccaaaacgCCAAGagaaaacccaggaaaaaaccccaaagaacgaaactttcaaaggaaaaaaccaaacccttaaaaataatataaaaaaaccccccaattTCTCTCTACGGAAAATGCCCAAAATTTCCcaatttcccccccccaaattcccaattttccccccaaaagccccgaaattaaaggaaaaaaatccccattatCAGAAACTCCATTAATTAATGAAGAGCCCCATTAATTAACGATTCCCTGATAATAGAGGAGCCATTAATTAATTGAGGTGCGATTAATGAACAGATCAATGAAGAGACCCCGGTAATGAAAGGCCTGGTAATAACCAAGGCCCCCCTGTTACAATTAATCATGAGTTAATTAAACCCCCCTCATTAACCGCAATTAAGGACCCCcgaggggggaggggaggatttggggtcccCCCTGTGCCCAACcccccttttccctgggaattccccaAATTTCATCAAATTCCACGGAAATCCCCCGAAATTCTGGAATTCCGTGGAAATCCCCCAGATCCCGACATTTTCCAGGGAATTCCATCACGGGGGGAGGGGAACATTCgggggggttttttccccttttttctccaCAAAGTCCCTCCCTCACTCccaaaaaatgggaattttcccgttttccccatttttccccccaattcCGCCTCTTCCCGCCCCTCCCCGCCGAAACctgcgattttttttttccctcttttttttgtttttgcgcttttttttttatacaatTACAACAAAATTCTTTcaacaaactttaaaaaaaatttacattttccatcttttttttgtcttttttttttctccttccccccccccccttttttttttttttttttggacttttttttcctcttttcccctccctcctcccctctttttttttaattttaatttttttttccagccctcccccctccccatctcccccccccccttttttttttcccctctcccccctgccCCGCCCCCACCTCCCCAAATTTCCGGGAATTTTGTTTGGGATGTGCCGGGGGTTCACCGGTAGCCCTGGTAGCCGTAGTAGTTCCTGTAGTACCGGTCTCTGTCCTGGTAGTAGTTCTGCCACTGGGGGAGGATTGGACTGGTtaaactgggagaactgggaggCTGAGAcaccccccgggaccccctggAACCCTCCAGAACCCTCCGGAACTCCTGGAACCCTCCAGAACCCCCTGGAATGTCCCAGAAACCCACCCGGAACCCCCCTGGAGCCCTCCCCAGAACCCTCCAGAACCTCCTGGAACCCTCCAGAATGTCCCAGAAACCCACCCAGAACCCCCCAGGGAACCCCCAAGAACCTCCCGGAACCCTCCAGAACCTCCCAGAACCTCCCAGAATTTCCCTGCTGGATTGGATCcgaaaatccccaaatcccgaAATTTCCCACCAGAATCATTCCTGGGGTCGACAACCCGGAGTAACCCCGGTGGGAATCCCGGTTTAACACTGACACAGATCCCGGGTTAACCCTGGTTTCACCCCAGTTTAGCCCTGACATAGATCCCAGTATAACCCCAGTTTAACCCCAGTTTCACCCGTTTAACCCCAATTTAACCAGTTTAACCCAATTTAACCCCAGTTTAACTCCGATTTAACCCCAGTCTAGCCCTAATGTAGATCCCAGTATAACCCGAGTTTAACCCCAGTTTAAGGCCTGGTTTAACCCCAATTTAACCCCAGTTTAACCCCAGTTTAAACCCCGGTTTCAGCCCGGTTCAAGCCCGGTTTCAGCCCGGTTTCAGCCCGGTTCCAGCCCGGTTCCAGCCCGGTTCCAGCCGCACCTCGCGGTTGTACTGCCGGTAGTAGTCGCGGTATCTGTTGTAGTCGTAGTCGCGCCCGTAGAACCGATCGTCGTAGCCCCGGTAGCGCTCGTAGAAGTTCCGGTAGCCCTGGGGGAGGAAGGGCGGTCAGGGCCAGTACAGACCAGTTCAGACCAGTATAAAACCAGTTCAGACCAGTAGAAACCAGGAAAAGACGGCAAAAACCATTAAAAACCAGCACAAGAACCAGACAGAACGGCCAAAGCCCAGTGACAACCCCTTCAACCAGCTTCAACCCATGTAACACCAGTCCAAACTGGGAAAGAACAGCTCAAACATCAAACCGGGACCCAGAAGTGCCGAGAAGAGAAACAACCGGGAAGGCGCCTGGAAATGGTCAGGGAGCGGGAAATGTCCCGGGAATGTCCCGGGGAATGTCCCAAAGGTGCCCTCGGTGACCCCAGAAGAAACCATCAGGGAGCGCTGTAAATGCCCCCAGGAGCGCCCCAGAGTGCCCAAAATCTGCTCTGGAAGTGCCTGGGAATGCCCAAAACCGCCCTGGAATTGCCCTGAGAGTGCCCAAAAACCGCCCTGGATGTGCCTGGAATGCTCAAATTACCTGAGAATGCCCCAAACCGCCCTGGAAGTGCCCCCTGAGTGCCCCAGAGCCCGGAGCCCCGGCACTCACCCGCGGTTCCCCGGCTGCCCCCAGTActgcggctgctgctgcccccgTAGATGCGGCTGTCGtagccccggcgctgccccccgACTGCGGGCACCCAACGGCAACGGTCAGAGCCACAAATCCGGCCCAGAATACATCCAAATCCATCCCAATCCAGCCCAAAAAACCATCCAAAAcagccccaaacccatcccaaaatccatccaaatccatcccaaaccccagcccaaatcccatcctgaatccagccccaaacccagcccaaaTCCCACAAActccaccccaaatcccccccatCTCCACCCACATCCCTAAATCCCATCCCCAGTCCGTGTCCCAGCCGGATCCcgcttttccctccccaaatcccacctttTCTTTCCCCGTTTTCCCACTCCCGCCCCGACCGTAGCCCTGGCCGTGGTTCTGCCGGTTGCGTCTGTTCCCGGTTTATCCCGTTTTTTATCCCATTTTATCCcgttttttcccccatttttccccattttatcCCGTTTTTCCCCGTTTTATCCCGTTTTTTCCCcgttttttccccattttatcccgtttttccccattttatcCCGTTTTTTCCCCGTTTTATCCCgttttttccccgtttttccCCGTTTTCATCCCGTTTTCCGGCCCCTGACCGTAGCCCTGGCCGCGGTTGCGGTTCTGCCGGTTGCGCTTGTTGCGGTTGTTGCGCCGGTTCCCGCGTTTCTCCGACGGCGGCAGCAGCTTCCGCGCCTCCTCCTTCCAGCGCAGCACCAGCGGCGCCGCCTCGTCCCGGCCCAGCTCCCCGAACACAACCTCGTCCACGTACTCGCTCTTCTCCGGGAGCGAGTAATTGGCTGCAAAAAACGGGGAAAGTCGGCACCGGAACGGGGGGAAGTAACGGGATTTATTGGGGGGAAAACAATGGAATTTATTGGgggaaaataatggaatttaTTGGGGGAAAATACCGGATTTATTGGGGGAAAATACGGAATTTACtgggggaaaacagggaatttaCTGGAGGGAATAGGGAATATACTGGGGGAAATACAGATATTATTGGGGGGAAAATAGGGAATTTACTGGgggaaaataatggaatttattggtggaaaaacagggaaattaCTGGGGGGAAATAATGGGATTTATTGgggaaaaataatggaattatCGGGGGGAAAATACGGAATTTCCATTTCCAATTTCCCATGGGattttttccaggctttttcccattttttattttccagctgggaaaaaaaatcccctcgGGAGCCCCAGAACCCGGGAGAGCGCCGCGATTCCCCGCGCCGTTTCCTCCGCTCTCTTCCCAGTTTTCCCTGGgtctttttcccatttttccccctccttctcccggggcttttttttttttttttcccattttttttttccctattttttcccccttttccccaggtTTTTCCCCGGGGTTTTTCCCCGTTTTTCCCcgggttttttcccatttttcccccgTTTTCCCCCACCTTTCATCTCCAGCATGACCGACTCGGGCACGTCGTCGCCCTCGGCCTGGCGCCGCTGCTCCAGGCGCTGCTCCCAGTCCGGCTCCGGCGGAACGATCACCACCACTTTGCGGGAAAAGCCCTTGAAGGCCGAGAGCTTCCGGCGCTTTTTGCCCCGAGTTGTACACGTTgcactggggggaaaaaaaaaaacgggaatgtgggggaaaaaataccaggatttgggggaaaaaaatgggatttggggaaaaaaaacctgggaTTTGGGTCAGGAACTGGGGGGTTTGGGATGTAGAACGGGGATCTTTGGGATGAGCTCTTGAAGGGTTTTTGTGGGTgggttttcctgggatttttttttgagggttttttcccctggatttccTGGGCTCGTTTCCCCAGACTTCTCGGGCCGGTTTCCCGGCGTTCCCTGGCCCGTTTCCCCGGATTTCCCGGCGTTCCCTGGCCCGTTTCCCTGGATTTGCCGGCGTTCCCGGGCCCGTTTCCCTGGATTCCCGGGCCAGTTTCCCTGGATTTCCGGGCCCGTTTCCCTGGATTTCCCGGGCCCGTTTCCCTGGATTTCCCGGGCCCGTTTCCCCGGATTCCCGGCATTCCCGGGGTACCTGGTCCAGGATGAAGTTGCGGCGGGCGCGCGGCGCGATCTGCACCAGCTTGCTAAGGCACTGCGCCGCCTGCTGAGTCAGCAGCTCCCGGCTCTTGGCGTCCAACTCCTCCGGCTCCGGCCCCCGCGTCTGCCGCAACGGGAATTCGGGAATTCAGGGATTCGGGAGCACGGGAAAGGGCCGGAGGAGATCCAGGCCGGGGGAGCCTGGCTCTTGTCTGGGCCacagatcccagcccagcattcccacagACCCCAGCATTCCCACAGACCCCAGCATTCCCACAGACCCCAGCATTCCCACAGACCCCCGGGATGCTGACCCTGAGCTGGTGCAGGACGCGCTCCGTTCCCAGGATGTTGTAGCGCTTGTCCCGGTTTTCCTGGGAATGTTTCTGTGCCCACTGCGTCTTCCCGGAGCCCGGGAGCCCCACCATGAGCAGCACCTgcgggagaggagggaggaattCCCGGATGGAACATCGGCATTCCCAGGGCATCCAGGGGCACTCGGCGCCGGGATCCCCGACGGAGCAGGGCTCAATTCCCAGGGGCACAAACACCGGGATTTCTCATGGATCCAGAGGGACAAACCCCAGGATTCCTGTGGGATCAGTGCTGGATTCCCAATGGATCCAGAGGGACAAACCCCAGGATTCCCGCGGGATCAGTGCTGGATTCCCAGCAAACCCTGAGCCATCATCACTGCAAACCTCCCACAATCCCCAGGGCATCCCCAGGGAACCCCCCCTGGAATCCCCATGGAAACCCCAGGAAATCCCCAGGGAATCCCCAGGGAATCCCCAGGGAATCTGCAGGGAATCACCAGAGAATCCCCAGGGAATCCCCGGGGAACCCTCCCCAGGAAATCCCCCAGGAATCCCCCAGGAATCCCCCTGGAATCCAAAGAGAATACTCAGAGAATCCGCAGGGAAACCCCAGGAAATCCCCCAGGAAATCCCCCTGGAATCCCCATGGAATCCCCCTGGAATCCCCCCCCAGAATCCCGCGCCCACCTCGCACTCCTGGGTGCTGCGGGGCCCCGGCGGTGTCCGGACCCTGTCGGGCGCGGGGATCTCGTGGATGAAGACGAAGCCCTCGGGGACGGGCGCCAGCGGCTGCGGGCGCTGCCCGAAGTTGAGCTCCACGGCGCAGCCCTTGCACAGGACGTGGGGCAGCAGCGCCCGCGGCCCCAGCGCCGCCTTGGGCACGCGGAACGCGGCgcccagctcctgcccgttCTTGGAGAACGACAGCTCCACCAGCTCCGCGCCCTCGAAATCCTGCAACCGCCGTTTTGCCCATggttttcttctatttttcccagtttttttctttatttttcccttttttttccgtttttcccagttttccccttttttgtgtgtttttcctggtttttttccttttttttccattcttttctggtttttcccagtttttttactgattttcccctggggtttttttttctgttttcccagttgtttctcctctcttttcccttttttccccattttttccccgtttttcccagtttttttccttttctttccctttttctttcccgttttttaaaatccatcaCCTTTCCCAATCCCAGCAACGTCCCTCTGTGCTTTATCCCGCTTTGCCTTGACTTctttcagctcttttcctcatttttccaaGTTTCCCCCCATTTTCCCAAACATTTTCAGATTTCCCTGGTCTCTCCCCAACTATCTCctgatttttccagcttttcccttaatttcaaggatttttcagtgttttcccccagaatttccccatttttccccagaatttccccaattttcccctttctcacCGCAAAGCAGCCGATGACGTCGTTCTCCCCGAAGCTTTCCCCGAATTCCTCgaatttcccattttccaccTTCAGCCCCCGCCCGTCAAAACCGTAGGAAAATTCGTCCTCCCTGGAACGGGGCAAAAAAAcgggatttggggctggattTGATGAATTCCgatgggtttggggatttttcagtgggtttggggctggatttgggaattCCGAAGGGTTTGGGGGACGgaggaagggattttggggatggGAAAATGTGAATTCCGGGATCCCGAAGGGGATTTGAGGAGGaatttgggatggatttggggattcTGGATGGGAAGGGGGAATTTTGGCATGCCAAATGGATGTTGGGGCTGAATTTCCCAATTttggggctggatttggggattttccagtggatttggggcaggattttgggatttttcagtgGATTTGGGGATGTTCagtggatttgggatttttcagaGGATTTGGGGCCGGATTGGGgatttttcagtgggttttgggatttttccgTGGAttggggctggatttggggtcTCACCCAGCTGGGAGTGGGAGAAGTCCACGGACCAGCCCACCCTGAGCAGCGGCACCTCGgagctccctccttccccggGAGGTTCTGAGACACCTGCGCGGAGGAAATTCCGGATTTGGGATCCAAAAACCTCAGGGAAAGGGAACGGCGGcagcaaaaaatccccaaaaatccccagAGCCCGCTAAAGCCGgaaccaaaacccccaaatctccCCGGAACTCCTAAAACTCTCCCTGAAAAACCCTGAATGCTCCCAAAGACCTGCCCAAAACCTCCCGAAATCCCAGAAATCCCCTCCAAAACATCCCGGAACCACCCCAGGAACGCccccaaaaccctcccaaaTCCCTCGGACCCTCCCGAAAAAGCTCGGGTTGTATCCGGAACACCCCGAGcccacccaaaaccaaactCAAACCCCCCCAgatccccttttttccctttctttccccgGGCAGAGCGGCCCCCGCGGCCCCATCCGGGATTCCCCGGGGATTTTCCCGGATTCCCACCTTGGCCTGGAAGCAGACGCGGCCGCGGGTGACGCCGTGGGTGCTGCGGGCGCCGGCCCAGAGCCCCGGGAAGCGCTCGGAGAAGAGCGGCTGCCCCCCGTAACGATCCCGGCTCGCCCGGAACTGCAGGTCCGACGTGTCTGCCGAGgcaaaattcccaaattccgGCCCCGGGTCCCGCCGGGATCCCCGAGAAGCGGCGCCGGAACCCGCGGGGGAGCGGCAAAAACCCGCCCCGGGCCGAATCAA
Coding sequences within it:
- the GNG3 gene encoding guanine nucleotide-binding protein G(I)/G(S)/G(O) subunit gamma-3, whose translation is GKGVVPSPPRPGPAPSEHRRERSERGPAQPPHEGRAPPSSTLSVGQARKMVEQLKIEASLCRVKVSKAAAELLSYCEAHACEDPLLTPVPTSENPFREKKFFCALL
- the HNRNPUL2 gene encoding LOW QUALITY PROTEIN: heterogeneous nuclear ribonucleoprotein U-like protein 2 (The sequence of the model RefSeq protein was modified relative to this genomic sequence to represent the inferred CDS: inserted 1 base in 1 codon; deleted 3 bases in 2 codons; substituted 1 base at 1 genomic stop codon) codes for the protein MDVKRLKVTELRAELGRRGLDARGLKVELAQRLQEALDAEMLAAGPEEGGGGGGGGGPAAAASSCAGEAGPAGGPGGRPHGGDEEEEEEEEEEEEEEEEEDEEALLADEDEAAAAAPEAAPAQPGPPGEEEEEEEEEEAAPAEPAASEPLQPPQEEEGAAAAAEAEAEAAEGGGGGGGGGGEGVNGAERPPEEAPSGDEAAAAEAKEEEAPAGEEEKEAAGAEGERRGVKRLRDEKDEHGRAYHEFREEAYNSRSKSPPPPEEEPPEGEEDETLVILDTYTSDLQFRASRDRYGGQPLFSERFPGLWAGARSTHGVTRGRVCFQAKVSQNLPGKEGXSEVPLLRVGWSVDFSHSQLGEDEFSYGFDGRGLKVENGKFEEFGESFGENDVIGCFADFEGAELVELSFSKNGQELGAAFRVPKAALGPRALLPHVLCKGCAVELNFGQRPQPLAPVPEGFVFIHEIPAPDRVRTPPGPRSTQECEVLLMVGLPGSGKTQWAQKHSQENRDKRYNILGTERVLHQLRTRGPEPEELDAKSRELLTQQAAQCLSKLVQIAPRARRNFILDQCNVYNSGQKRRKLSAFKGFSRKVVVIVPPEPDWEQRLEQRRQAEGDDVPESVMLEMKANYSLPEKSEYVDEVVFGELGRDEAAPLVLRWKEEARKLLPPSEKRGNRRNNRNKRNRQNRNRGQGYVGGQRRGYDSRIYGGSQPQYWGQPGNRGXGYRNFYERYRGYDDRFYGRDYDYNRYRDYYRQYNREWQNYYQDRDRYYRNYYGYQGYR